In 'Nostoc azollae' 0708, the following are encoded in one genomic region:
- a CDS encoding gluconokinase, which produces MQSGREYADLAPEDLDRGNMIVIIMGFTGSGKTTVGQALADKTGWEFHDADSFHSVEAKEKMSRGEPLTDADRTPWLQTMGEVIAQSLKAEKNTILACSALKANYRQILSVDDPRIKLVYLKGSYELIDQRLGDRIGHFMNRDFYKVSSIL; this is translated from the coding sequence GTGCAATCAGGTCGTGAATATGCAGATCTAGCGCCTGAAGATTTAGATAGAGGAAATATGATTGTAATTATCATGGGATTTACTGGCTCAGGAAAAACCACCGTTGGTCAAGCACTTGCAGACAAAACTGGATGGGAGTTTCATGATGCAGACTCATTTCACTCAGTAGAAGCCAAGGAAAAAATGAGCCGCGGAGAACCATTGACTGATGCCGATCGCACACCTTGGTTACAGACGATGGGAGAAGTGATCGCCCAATCGCTAAAAGCAGAAAAAAATACCATTCTTGCTTGTTCCGCACTCAAAGCCAACTATCGCCAGATTCTCAGCGTCGATGATCCACGGATAAAGTTAGTTTACCTTAAAGGTAGCTATGAGTTGATTGATCAGAGATTGGGCGATCGCATTGGTCATTTTATGAACCGCGACTTTTACAAAGTCAGTTCGATACTCTAG
- the gatA gene encoding Asp-tRNA(Asn)/Glu-tRNA(Gln) amidotransferase subunit GatA, producing MASIRELHTQLVKKERSAVEITQEALDRIQALESKLHSFLTVTAQQALEQASAVDAKIAAGEEIGILAGIPIGIKDNICTKGIRTTCASRILENFVPPYESTVTQKLANAGAVMVGKTNLDEFAMGSSTENSAYQVTANPWDISRIPGGSSGGSAAAVAAEECVVSLGSDTGGSIRQPASFCGVVGMKPTYGLVSRYGLVAYASSLDQIGPFGRSVEDTAILLNVIAGYDPQDSTSLKVEIPDYAASLTPDLKAGKKLKIGVIKETFSEGLDPEVEAAVKNAITELETLGAEIHYISCPRFRYGLPSYYIIAPSEASANLARYDGVKYGLRSPDADNVLSMYTSTRALGFGTEVKRRIMIGTYALSAGYYDAYYLKAQKVRTLIKEDFGTAFQQVDVLICPTAPTTAFQVGEKITDPLSMYLNDLMTIPVNLAGLPGISVPCGFDSKGLPIGLQLIGKVLREDQLLQVAYSYEQSTTWHLQKAEIA from the coding sequence ATGGCATCCATTCGCGAGTTGCACACACAGCTAGTAAAAAAAGAACGTTCTGCCGTTGAAATTACCCAAGAAGCTTTAGATCGCATTCAAGCATTAGAATCAAAACTGCACAGTTTCTTAACTGTCACGGCACAACAGGCTCTAGAACAGGCTAGTGCTGTGGATGCAAAAATCGCTGCTGGTGAAGAAATAGGTATTTTAGCAGGGATTCCCATCGGTATCAAAGATAATATATGTACCAAGGGTATTCGCACCACCTGCGCTTCTCGGATTTTAGAAAATTTTGTCCCACCTTATGAATCAACGGTAACGCAAAAACTCGCCAATGCTGGGGCCGTAATGGTTGGTAAAACCAACTTAGACGAGTTTGCAATGGGTAGTTCCACAGAAAACTCTGCTTATCAAGTTACAGCTAATCCTTGGGATATCTCACGGATTCCTGGTGGTTCTTCTGGTGGTTCGGCGGCGGCTGTAGCGGCTGAAGAATGCGTTGTCTCCCTGGGTTCGGATACGGGGGGTTCGATTCGTCAACCGGCTTCTTTTTGCGGTGTGGTAGGGATGAAACCGACTTATGGGTTAGTTTCCCGTTATGGTTTGGTGGCTTATGCGTCATCTTTGGATCAAATTGGCCCATTTGGTCGGTCAGTGGAGGATACGGCGATTTTATTAAATGTGATCGCAGGTTATGATCCTCAAGACTCCACAAGCTTAAAAGTAGAAATTCCTGACTACGCTGCCAGCTTAACACCAGACCTGAAAGCAGGGAAAAAACTAAAAATTGGTGTAATTAAAGAAACCTTTAGTGAAGGATTAGATCCAGAAGTAGAAGCAGCAGTAAAGAATGCGATCACTGAACTAGAAACTTTAGGTGCAGAAATTCATTATATTTCCTGTCCCCGATTCCGTTATGGCTTACCTAGCTACTATATTATCGCCCCATCGGAAGCATCAGCCAACCTCGCCCGTTACGATGGCGTTAAATATGGCTTGCGGTCTCCTGACGCAGACAACGTGCTTTCCATGTACACTAGTACCCGTGCGCTCGGCTTTGGAACAGAAGTCAAACGCCGGATTATGATTGGTACTTATGCCCTCAGTGCCGGTTATTATGATGCCTACTACTTGAAAGCACAAAAAGTCCGCACCTTAATTAAAGAAGACTTTGGAACAGCTTTTCAACAAGTAGATGTTTTAATTTGTCCCACCGCACCCACCACAGCATTTCAAGTCGGCGAAAAAATCACCGATCCCTTGAGTATGTATTTAAATGACTTGATGACTATTCCCGTCAATCTTGCCGGTTTACCCGGTATTAGCGTACCTTGTGGTTTTGACAGCAAAGGTTTACCAATTGGATTACAACTAATCGGCAAAGTATTGAGAGAAGACCAGCTTTTACAAGTAGCATACTCTTATGAACAATCAACTACTTGGCATCTTCAAAAAGCGGAAATAGCCTAA
- a CDS encoding uracil-DNA glycosylase, giving the protein MSSDTQLSLFDGSSFNQKDLIPTDAKIPIPSGTYANMPELAQHCNNCRRCGLGDNRTHAVVGRGNLQAKIMIIGEAPGQSEDETGLPFVGKSGQLLEKILASVNLSTEEDVYIGNINKCRPPENRVPTAEEMAACKPYLLEQIRLVDPKIILLTGATAVKGITGSKQGITKIRGQWLESEGRLCMPIFHPSYLLRNPSREKGSPKWLMWQDIQAVKAKYDEIKGEN; this is encoded by the coding sequence ATGAGTAGCGACACCCAACTCAGTCTCTTTGACGGATCAAGTTTCAACCAAAAAGACTTGATTCCCACAGACGCAAAAATTCCTATTCCATCCGGAACTTATGCGAATATGCCGGAATTAGCACAGCATTGTAACAACTGCCGTCGTTGTGGGTTGGGGGACAATCGCACTCATGCGGTTGTGGGACGTGGAAATCTCCAAGCTAAAATCATGATTATTGGGGAAGCACCAGGACAAAGCGAAGACGAAACCGGTTTACCATTTGTCGGTAAATCAGGGCAATTATTAGAGAAAATTTTGGCATCTGTAAATTTAAGTACAGAGGAAGATGTATATATTGGTAATATAAACAAATGCCGCCCACCAGAAAACCGAGTTCCCACAGCGGAAGAGATGGCAGCTTGTAAACCCTATTTATTAGAACAAATACGTTTAGTTGACCCGAAAATCATCTTATTAACTGGTGCAACTGCTGTTAAAGGCATTACAGGAAGTAAACAAGGAATTACGAAAATTCGCGGACAATGGCTAGAGTCGGAAGGGCGTTTATGTATGCCAATTTTCCACCCTTCCTATTTATTGCGTAACCCATCACGGGAAAAAGGTTCGCCAAAATGGTTGATGTGGCAGGATATCCAGGCTGTAAAAGCTAAGTATGACGAGATAAAGGGTGAGAATTAA
- the lepB gene encoding signal peptidase I, which yields MQNQVSDKKSSPQPDNSWILELGKTIILSVFLALGIRTFVAEARWIPSGSMEPTLHGTPNQWEADKIIVDKVKYKFSKPERGDIVVFSPTEELQKEQYHDAFIKRIIGLPGEKVELREGQVYINNKVLEEDKYLPPSVLTVVDVCTSGQQRPFLAQPETIPPNSYLVLGDNRGSSYDGRCWGLVPQKNIIGRAIVRFWPLNNVGSIDKPPLYPSANP from the coding sequence ATGCAAAATCAAGTGTCTGATAAAAAATCTAGCCCCCAACCTGATAATTCCTGGATCTTAGAGCTAGGCAAAACAATTATCTTGAGCGTCTTTCTGGCCTTGGGAATTCGTACCTTTGTCGCCGAAGCAAGATGGATTCCTTCAGGTTCAATGGAACCGACGCTCCATGGTACACCAAACCAATGGGAAGCGGATAAGATTATTGTTGATAAGGTGAAGTATAAATTTAGTAAGCCAGAACGGGGAGATATAGTTGTATTTTCACCGACGGAAGAATTACAAAAAGAACAATACCATGATGCATTCATTAAACGAATCATCGGGTTGCCTGGAGAAAAAGTAGAACTGAGGGAAGGCCAAGTCTATATTAATAACAAAGTTCTAGAAGAAGATAAATATTTACCCCCCTCTGTGCTTACAGTTGTTGATGTTTGTACATCAGGGCAACAACGCCCATTCTTGGCTCAACCGGAAACCATACCACCCAACTCATATCTAGTTTTAGGTGATAATCGTGGTAGCAGTTATGATGGTCGTTGCTGGGGTTTAGTACCTCAGAAAAATATTATTGGTCGTGCCATAGTTCGTTTTTGGCCTCTTAATAATGTTGGCTCGATAGATAAGCCTCCGTTGTATCCATCTGCAAATCCTTAG
- the pipX gene encoding transcriptional coactivator PipX, whose protein sequence is MNPDYSETYINHPTWGLLYRICMVDDNQDLFTTLYAQRLFFLVTSDVKGIKFQSIGRTEARMMLENRLRTLRRSGKSQEYDQLQSVFQRTFQ, encoded by the coding sequence ATGAATCCAGACTACTCAGAAACTTACATCAATCATCCAACGTGGGGTTTACTATATAGGATCTGTATGGTTGATGATAACCAGGATCTTTTCACTACACTTTATGCCCAACGCTTATTTTTTTTGGTAACAAGTGACGTTAAAGGTATTAAATTTCAGTCTATTGGTAGGACTGAAGCCAGGATGATGCTGGAAAATCGTTTACGTACTTTGCGTCGCAGTGGTAAGTCCCAGGAGTACGATCAACTTCAGAGTGTTTTCCAACGCACCTTCCAATGA
- a CDS encoding HAD family hydrolase, producing the protein MLTTILFDLDGTIVNTDPIHYQAWREMLLNYSIQIDEISYKSRISGRLNPEIVKDILPQLSVTEGEKFADEKEALFRERSSHLRLMEGFSELLAWTQTHQIKRALVTNAPRLNAEFILEVLGIKEVFHTIVLADDCIAGKPDPEPYKVALYKLGITAEQAIALEDSPSGIRAAVAANISTIGIASTHDPQELQEEGTLMAIRDFTDLRLWTFLNSLIEPNLAVIASNV; encoded by the coding sequence ATGCTAACGACAATTCTCTTTGACCTAGATGGCACTATTGTCAACACTGACCCAATACACTACCAAGCTTGGAGAGAAATGCTGTTAAATTACAGCATACAAATTGATGAAATTTCCTATAAATCCCGAATTAGTGGACGACTAAACCCAGAAATTGTGAAAGATATTCTACCGCAATTATCAGTAACAGAAGGTGAAAAATTCGCTGATGAGAAAGAAGCTCTTTTCCGCGAACGTTCTTCCCATTTGCGACTTATGGAGGGATTTTCAGAGTTGTTAGCATGGACACAAACACATCAAATAAAACGTGCATTAGTAACTAACGCTCCCAGATTAAATGCTGAATTTATCCTAGAAGTTCTTGGCATTAAAGAAGTTTTCCATACCATTGTTTTAGCAGATGATTGTATAGCCGGGAAACCAGATCCAGAACCATACAAAGTTGCTCTCTACAAGTTGGGGATTACAGCAGAACAAGCTATTGCTTTAGAAGATTCTCCTTCCGGTATTCGTGCTGCTGTTGCTGCTAATATATCCACAATTGGCATTGCTTCTACCCATGATCCCCAAGAATTGCAGGAAGAGGGTACATTGATGGCAATTCGTGATTTTACGGATTTACGCTTGTGGACTTTCCTTAATTCCTTGATAGAACCCAATCTAGCAGTAATTGCATCTAATGTATGA
- a CDS encoding OB-fold nucleic acid binding domain-containing protein: MVKIISRQFLGPANVYDIGVAQDHNFAIKNGLIASNCFNKSHSTAYGYVTYQTAYLKANYPLEYMAALLTSNSGDTDKVQKYLNNCTSMGIEIDPPDINRSGLDFTPAEKKILFGFSAVRNVGQNAIACILEARAEGGEFKSLGDFCDRIDLRAVNRRTLESLIQCGAFDKIESNRQQLIRDLELVYDWAQSRAKERASGQGNLFDLMGGSFANNSNLQKSNNAFESAPKAEVTLDFPPQEKLRLEKELLGFYVSAHPLKDIKQSSSLLAPINLSQLGDQKDNTMLCAVVMLNNVKKVVTKKGDPMAILQIEDLTASSEAIVFPKNYERVSSLLQVDARLIIWGKVDRRDEQNQFIVEDAEPVEKVHMVMVELNPQEAGTIEVQHRLRSILKEQSGDKDKVKVPVIGIIKSENHCELVRFGQQFWVQDSSSTVQSLKNAQFPAHVKKLTDN, translated from the coding sequence ATGGTTAAAATAATTTCACGTCAATTCTTAGGTCCAGCCAATGTTTATGATATTGGAGTTGCACAAGACCATAACTTTGCGATTAAAAACGGTTTAATAGCCTCTAATTGCTTCAATAAATCGCATTCCACGGCTTACGGTTACGTCACTTATCAAACGGCATATTTAAAAGCCAATTATCCCTTAGAATATATGGCGGCGCTGTTAACCTCTAACAGTGGGGATACGGACAAAGTTCAGAAATATCTTAACAACTGCACAAGTATGGGGATTGAAATAGATCCGCCGGATATTAACCGTTCTGGGTTAGATTTTACACCAGCAGAAAAGAAGATTTTATTTGGATTTTCGGCGGTGCGGAATGTGGGACAAAATGCGATCGCCTGTATTCTGGAAGCAAGAGCAGAGGGAGGAGAGTTTAAATCTCTTGGGGATTTTTGCGATCGCATTGATTTACGTGCTGTAAACCGTCGTACTTTAGAATCACTGATTCAGTGTGGAGCCTTTGACAAAATTGAATCCAACCGCCAACAATTAATTAGAGACTTAGAATTAGTATATGATTGGGCGCAATCCCGTGCTAAAGAGAGAGCTAGTGGACAGGGAAATTTATTTGACTTAATGGGTGGTAGTTTTGCAAATAATAGTAATCTACAGAAATCAAATAATGCCTTTGAATCTGCGCCTAAAGCTGAAGTAACTCTGGATTTTCCCCCACAGGAAAAATTGCGACTGGAAAAGGAACTATTAGGTTTTTATGTATCGGCTCACCCACTCAAAGATATTAAACAATCATCATCACTGCTCGCACCAATTAATCTTTCACAATTAGGAGACCAGAAAGATAATACAATGCTTTGTGCAGTCGTCATGCTGAATAATGTCAAAAAAGTGGTGACGAAAAAAGGTGATCCGATGGCAATATTACAAATAGAAGATTTAACTGCATCATCAGAAGCCATTGTCTTTCCTAAAAATTATGAACGAGTTAGTTCACTATTACAAGTTGATGCCAGATTAATAATTTGGGGTAAAGTAGACCGAAGAGATGAGCAGAATCAATTTATAGTTGAAGACGCAGAACCAGTTGAAAAAGTCCATATGGTAATGGTGGAATTGAATCCCCAGGAGGCTGGAACTATTGAAGTCCAACATCGGCTCAGATCAATTTTGAAGGAACAATCAGGAGATAAAGATAAAGTAAAAGTACCTGTAATTGGTATTATTAAATCAGAAAACCATTGTGAATTAGTACGTTTTGGACAACAATTTTGGGTACAAGATTCTTCTTCAACTGTGCAATCTCTCAAAAATGCTCAATTCCCTGCGCATGTTAAAAAATTGACAGATAATTAG
- a CDS encoding XisI protein, whose translation MDTLDKYRRIIKEVLVPYRQIPYSYGVIECKTVFDCENDSYLLITVGWESAKRIHGCLVHLDIIVWVQRDDTEDGVTYELEAAGVPKDKVVLGFQPQNVRQHTGYGVI comes from the coding sequence ATGGATACCTTAGATAAATATCGCCGTATTATTAAAGAAGTATTAGTACCTTATAGACAAATCCCCTACTCCTATGGAGTGATTGAATGTAAAACAGTTTTTGATTGTGAAAATGATAGCTATTTACTAATAACTGTTGGTTGGGAGAGTGCTAAAAGAATTCATGGTTGCTTAGTTCATCTTGATATTATTGTCTGGGTACAACGAGATGATACAGAAGATGGTGTTACTTATGAATTAGAAGCGGCTGGAGTTCCTAAAGATAAAGTTGTGTTGGGTTTTCAGCCGCAAAATGTTAGGCAACATACAGGATATGGTGTGATATAA
- a CDS encoding XisH family protein yields MPAKDIYHNAVKNGLIKEGWIITNDPLHLKWGQKDMYVDLGAKQLLAEEQGTKKIAVEIKSFVSPSEIADLKGAIGGFVLYRALMSRLEPDRILYLGIRDAIFTALFKELIGKLLMESVNVNLPVFNRETERITQWIP; encoded by the coding sequence ATGCCTGCAAAAGATATTTATCACAATGCTGTTAAAAATGGCTTAATTAAAGAAGGCTGGATAATTACAAATGATCCCCTACATTTAAAATGGGGTCAAAAGGATATGTATGTAGATCTAGGAGCAAAACAACTTTTAGCAGAAGAACAAGGAACTAAAAAAATCGCTGTAGAAATTAAAAGTTTTGTCAGTCCTTCAGAAATAGCAGACTTGAAAGGTGCTATTGGTGGATTTGTTTTGTATCGTGCTTTGATGAGTCGTCTAGAACCTGACAGAATTTTATATTTAGGAATACGTGACGCTATATTTACAGCTTTATTTAAAGAACTGATTGGTAAACTTTTAATGGAAAGCGTAAATGTAAATTTACCTGTTTTCAATCGTGAAACTGAGAGGATCACACAATGGATACCTTAG
- a CDS encoding YggS family pyridoxal phosphate-dependent enzyme, which produces MSSSISQRIVTIRASLPASVRLIAVSKQVTTELMREAYTAGIRDFAESRIQEAASKQAELQDLPDITWHFIGNLQSNKAKKALELFDWIHSVDSLQIAQRLDTLASQLGVTPLVCLQVKILPDPNKSGWMVSELLADLEALNQCKNLQIQGLMTIPPFGLDHDEISSIFNHTQKLAKEIESQQWLHIKMLHLSMGMSGDYQLAVRAGATMVRLGTILFGNRS; this is translated from the coding sequence ATGAGTAGTTCGATTAGTCAACGTATTGTTACCATTCGCGCTTCACTTCCTGCCTCTGTTCGGTTGATTGCTGTTAGTAAGCAAGTTACGACTGAACTGATGCGGGAAGCATACACCGCAGGAATTCGTGATTTTGCTGAAAGTCGTATCCAAGAAGCTGCCAGTAAACAAGCTGAGTTGCAGGATTTGCCGGACATTACTTGGCACTTTATTGGAAATTTACAAAGTAACAAAGCTAAAAAAGCTTTGGAATTATTTGATTGGATTCACTCTGTTGATAGTCTCCAGATAGCCCAGCGTTTAGATACCCTAGCGTCACAACTAGGTGTGACTCCCTTGGTTTGTCTACAAGTCAAAATTCTCCCCGATCCTAATAAGTCTGGTTGGATGGTATCGGAATTATTAGCTGACTTGGAGGCACTAAACCAATGCAAAAATTTACAAATTCAAGGTTTAATGACAATTCCACCCTTTGGGTTGGATCATGATGAAATTTCAAGTATCTTTAATCATACTCAGAAATTAGCTAAGGAAATTGAATCACAACAATGGTTGCATATTAAAATGCTGCATCTATCAATGGGTATGTCTGGAGATTATCAATTGGCAGTGCGAGCAGGTGCAACAATGGTAAGATTGGGAACAATTTTGTTTGGAAATCGCTCCTAA
- a CDS encoding dihydroorotase, with the protein MSYPTSLLIRQASLMLPNGELIIGDVLTDGRQIVEVASKISNASPTQEIDAQGLTLLPGVIDPQVHFREPGLEHKEDLFTASCACAKGGVTSFLEMPNTRPLTINQSALDDKLERAANKCLVNYGFFIGATGENLSELLLAQPTPGIKIFMGSMHGQLLVNQEGLLESIFAQGTRLIAVHAEDQERINQRRQEFAGIDDPAIHSQIQDNQAALLATQLALKLSKRYQRRLHILHLSTAEETELLRQDKPSWVTAEVTPQHLLLNSSAYQTIGTLAQMNPPLRSPHDNEVLWQALRDGVIDFIATDHAPHTLEEKAQSYPNTPSGMPGVETSLPLMLTSAIEGKCTIAQVANWMSKAVATTYGIPNKGEITPRYDADLVLVDLDTYHPVKREELLTKCGWSPFEGWNLTGWPVTTIVGGEIVYDKGQVNTQVRGQPLTFLD; encoded by the coding sequence ATGTCATATCCAACAAGTTTACTAATTCGTCAAGCAAGCCTAATGTTACCCAATGGTGAGTTGATAATTGGCGATGTGCTGACGGATGGACGGCAAATAGTCGAAGTAGCCTCAAAAATTTCTAATGCCTCACCAACTCAAGAGATTGACGCACAGGGTTTAACTTTGTTGCCAGGTGTGATTGATCCGCAAGTGCATTTCCGAGAACCAGGTCTGGAACATAAGGAAGACTTGTTTACCGCTAGTTGTGCTTGCGCTAAAGGGGGAGTCACATCCTTTTTAGAAATGCCCAATACAAGACCTTTGACAATTAACCAATCAGCTTTAGATGACAAGCTAGAACGGGCTGCTAATAAGTGCTTGGTTAATTATGGCTTTTTTATTGGGGCCACAGGAGAAAATCTATCAGAATTGCTTCTAGCGCAGCCGACACCGGGAATTAAAATTTTTATGGGGTCAATGCACGGTCAGTTGCTAGTTAACCAAGAAGGTTTGCTAGAGTCGATTTTTGCCCAGGGAACTCGCTTAATTGCTGTTCATGCTGAAGATCAAGAGAGGATTAACCAACGCCGTCAGGAATTTGCTGGTATTGATGATCCTGCCATTCATTCCCAAATTCAAGATAATCAAGCTGCACTGTTAGCAACACAATTGGCATTAAAACTTTCTAAAAGATATCAACGTAGGTTACATATTTTGCATCTGTCAACGGCTGAGGAAACTGAGTTACTGCGTCAGGATAAACCCAGTTGGGTGACAGCGGAGGTAACACCACAGCATTTGTTGTTAAATAGCAGTGCATATCAAACGATTGGTACTTTGGCGCAGATGAATCCACCGTTGCGCTCGCCCCATGATAACGAAGTTCTTTGGCAAGCGTTACGAGATGGAGTCATTGATTTTATTGCCACCGACCATGCACCCCACACCTTGGAAGAAAAAGCCCAAAGTTACCCCAACACACCTTCAGGAATGCCCGGTGTGGAAACTTCCCTACCTTTAATGTTAACTTCCGCAATCGAAGGAAAATGTACTATTGCACAAGTTGCTAACTGGATGTCTAAGGCTGTAGCTACCACTTATGGTATTCCTAACAAGGGAGAAATTACCCCTCGTTACGATGCTGATTTAGTATTGGTGGATTTAGACACGTATCACCCCGTTAAGCGGGAAGAACTGTTAACCAAATGTGGTTGGAGTCCCTTTGAAGGTTGGAATTTAACAGGTTGGCCTGTAACAACAATTGTCGGTGGTGAAATCGTCTACGACAAAGGCCAGGTAAACACGCAAGTCAGGGGACAACCGTTAACATTCTTGGATTAG
- a CDS encoding helix-turn-helix domain-containing protein gives MTVLNDAQQEQLKEITANLQQVREEKNISLEEISVQTHIRLSFLQALEEWRFEDLPEPVFIQGFIRRYADRLELDGTAIANNFEINFAPLESNHSIRKPSIYIPLFVPYIFLLIAAAVGLFYLLKIDFRDKSSAQKQNPMLSVPQKTLTSPLKSEILPSPNTAPVSTATPSQTSTSISDVAVTLELKGDSWVQVKADGKTEFEGILTKGERKNWTAKKSLTVRSGNAGVVLISVNEEEPKLLGKNGQVKDFTYNKQ, from the coding sequence GTGACTGTTTTAAATGATGCCCAACAAGAACAACTAAAAGAAATAACTGCCAATTTACAACAGGTCAGAGAGGAAAAAAATATCAGTCTAGAAGAAATTTCTGTTCAAACACATATTCGACTAAGTTTTTTACAAGCTTTGGAAGAATGGCGATTTGAGGATTTACCTGAGCCTGTTTTTATACAAGGTTTTATTCGCCGTTATGCAGATAGATTAGAACTAGATGGTACTGCTATAGCTAACAACTTTGAAATTAATTTTGCTCCTTTAGAATCTAATCATTCAATTAGAAAACCAAGTATTTATATACCGCTGTTTGTTCCTTACATTTTTTTATTAATAGCTGCTGCTGTGGGACTCTTCTATTTACTCAAAATAGATTTTAGAGATAAGTCATCAGCTCAGAAACAAAATCCTATGTTGAGCGTTCCACAAAAAACGCTAACATCTCCTTTAAAGTCAGAAATATTACCATCTCCAAATACCGCTCCTGTTTCCACAGCAACACCTTCTCAAACTAGTACATCTATTTCAGATGTTGCTGTTACTTTAGAGCTTAAAGGTGACTCTTGGGTACAAGTAAAAGCTGATGGTAAAACTGAATTTGAGGGAATTTTAACTAAGGGAGAAAGAAAAAATTGGACAGCCAAAAAATCGTTGACTGTCCGTTCTGGTAATGCTGGTGTAGTTTTAATTTCTGTTAATGAAGAAGAACCGAAACTATTAGGGAAAAATGGTCAAGTCAAGGATTTTACTTACAATAAACAATAG